In Vibrio chagasii, the sequence AGGCCCAAGGCAAAGGATTTGCTGTTAACGCCACAGAACATCGCTCGCCTGACCGATCAACTCGCACACTTGCGCGGTGCGGCTATGAAATTAGGACAGATGCTTTCAATGGATGCGGGGGATGTCTTAGAACCGGAATTAGCCGACATTCTTTCTCGTCTGCGCTCAGACGCTGACCCATTGCCAACAAAGCAGCTTAATCAAGTCCTAGAGGGCTCGCTTGGGAACCAATGGAAAACCGAATTCCTTTCCTTCAACTTTAAACCGATTGCCAGTGCGTCCATCGGGCAAGTGCATCAAGCGTACAGCGATGCTGGGGACAAGCTCGCCGTCAAAGTTCAATATCCAGGGATTCGAAAAAGTATCGACAGTGATGTAGATAACGTTGGCACACTGCTCAACATTGTTGGCTTGATTCCCAAATCAGTCGACTATAAGGGTTTACTAGAAGAGGCAAAAAAACAGCTCCATGATGAAGCAGACTATGCTCGCGAGGCTAACTATGCGACTCGTTATCACAATGCATTAAAAGAGCACTCACACTTCGTCGTGCCTAAGATTCATCCGCAAGTCTCTTCAGAATCTGTGCTCGCTATGGACTTCATTGAGGGCGTCTCAATAGAACAGATAGAAAGTTACGACCAAAGCACCCGTGACTTTGTGATGCACAGCTTGCTCGAACTCCTATTCAGAGAGTTGTTCGACTTTAAGATGGTACAAACCGACCCCAATTTCGCCAACTACCTTTACATTGAAAACACCCGACAAATTGGCTTATTAGATTTCGGAGCAACACGTGAGTACAGTGACCGCTTCAGCGAGGGTTATCGCTTGGCCTTTTCTTCTGTAATTAACAGCGATGAGCAAGCGCTCAACCAAGCGTTAGAGCAGATTGGATTCTTTAGCGAAACCATTCTTCCCGAACAACGCCAAGCGATTCTAAACCTAGTGAAAATGGCTTGTGAGCCGATGTTAGTAGACGAAGACTACGACTTCAAAGCAAGTGGGTTAGCGCAACGTCTTCGTGAAGCCGGCACCATCCTGAGCATGGAACAAGAATATTGGCACACCCCACCCGCCGATGCGCTGTTCCTACACCGAAAAATCGGTGGCATGTATCTACTCGCGGCTCGCCTTGGAGCGAAAGTGAATATCAGCCGCTTGGTCACTCCATATCTTATCTCAGAGCACAAATGTACAACTAAAAGCGCAAGTTAAAGAGACAGTAATTAATACACAAAGTGATCATTTCATCATGCTCAAGAGTAGTAACCATTACGCCAACTAAAATGAGCCAACCCTATGAAATGTTCACTACTTTGCTCAACCGCACTGATTACAAGCCTCACGAGTTCCATCGCCTTAGCAGCGAACTGTCCCGAGATCCTCAATGGCAAACAGAGGTTGTTAAATTCGACCGAAGAAATTGCACTGTGTGATGAGTTTCAAGGCAAAACTCTATTGGTGGTAAACACCGCTAGCCAATGTGGCTTCACTCCGCAGTTTGAGCAGCTCGAACAACTTCATCAAACCTACAAAGACCAAGACTTCACCGTAATCGGTTTCCCAAGTAATGATTTTCGCCAAGACAAGGGAAGCGAAGAGAAGACGGCAAAAGTCTGTTACCTCGACTACGGTGTGACCTTCCCAATGATGGCGCGAGCTTCACTGTCTGGTAGCAACGCCAATCCCGTATTTGCGGAGATACAACAGCAAGCGGGCGTAACGCCTAAATGGAACTTTTACAAATTCCTGATCAGTAAAGAAGGCAAAGTCGTCGCCACCTTCCCTAGCTCCACATCACCAGTGAGCGCTACGCTCAAAAACGCAATCGAGCAGCAGCTATGAATACAGATTATATAGCAACAACTCAAACCCGTAACACCATGGCCAAACTTGGGTACATGGGGTTAACTCCGTTTTTATTCGGCCTCCTCCTTTCGCTCACCGACAGCCAATTTATGGGGATAAGCGGTGAAACGCTCTTCATCACCTACAGCGTGGCAATTTTGAGCTTTCTTTCTGGGATTTTGTGGGCAAATGGCATCGAGAACTTTGAAAGCCAATCAAGCAACAAAGCGCTACTGCTAAGTAACGCGATTGTGCTCGCCGCTTGGCTGGCCGTATTGCTTGGCGAACAAAAAGAACTGGTGACAACTCTTATTCTTATCCTTGGATATATTGCGGTTTGGCGAGCTGAAAGGACGATGAGAGAAGAGAACCAAAGCCAAGGTCCCGACGGCTACTTTGATATGAGAACTCGGCTCACCTCTAGTGTCGTGCTAATGCACGGTATCGTGATGCTGACTTAGGGCTACGAGGTTGTCTTTGAGGCGTGAGCCTTTGATTTAGTTAAGTGCCTTTGATTGAAAACCGTTAGCAACAACCTAGATGATGAGCTGCATCACTAACCTCGGCTCATCATCACCAAAGTAGTTTTCTTCTTGTCTGATCGTAGAAAATCCCATTGATGCGTAGAGCGTGCAAGCGGATGTGTTATTTGGATCTACAGTGAGTAAAAGCCTAGCATCTCTCGGCAACTGCTCAATCGCCCGTTGCATCAGTTTCCGGCCAATTCCCATACCACGATAGTTCGGGTCTACCGCTAATGATAGGACCCAAAACTCATTCTGCGTGTCCGTGGTTGTCGTTAAGACATAGCCCGCAATCTTTGAGTCTTGCTTAGCAACTAATAAGCCTTTTCCCCAACAATCAAATGCCTGACGAATGAAAAATTGCGGATAGGCATGGTCACCAAACAATGCATGTTCAAGCTGGTAAATTTCAGCTAGTTCCTGTTTTTCCGCACAGACAATATTCATAGATAGACCTTTATAGATTTGACTCCAACCTTGTTACAGCTGGCCTTCCACGCTAGCTAACCAAGTTGGTAATTGCTCTCTAAACCAGTGAATGTATTTCGAAGCTTCAGGGTTGTTACGCGAGACTAATATATTCGTGACTTCGACAACGATCCAGCTTTTCGCGATGATCAATTGCCTTATTAAATCTTCTCGGAAAATCAGATTGTTATGAAGTAGGTACTGGTCAACAATAAACTCATAGTCAGACAAAGTGCCCATCCGAGAAACGAGCGGTGCCAAATCGATAGCTGGGCTGCCATAACCAAAACGCTCCCAATCAAATAATACGAGCTCACCATTGTCTCTTCTGCCCCAATTACCTTCGTTCGCATCACCAGAGATCAAGGTGTTATGGTTAAACAAAGCATCACTATGCTGCTGAATACGCAATAAGCTACCTTGAGTCACTTGAGGTAAATTCAGAGACGTGAGTGCAGCTTCAGTGTCACAGGTACTCCATCTATGCTCTTTCACTGCAAAACTCGGCGAGTATTGAGACTTATGAATACGAGATAGTTGCTGATACACCTCAGAAGTCGTTTGAAGCTCACTTAGTGTTAAAGAATGAGGAATGTGCTCGATGAACAGAGTATCTCCCTCCACAGCCAACAACTTAGGACTGTGCACGCCAGATAAATGCTGCGCAGCATGTTGGTAAAAAGAAATCTCAACCTCACCCGCCCCTTGCTTTCGAATACAAGGTACGCCGTTTCGATTTACAAGAGTGACCTTAGCCGAACCCATTTTAGATAGGTCTTTGTTGCTCATTGAATACCGTCCTCACACTGTCTATTACTAACTGTTCTAATTCCGAGAGCTACTGTCGACTCACCAACAGATTAGCTCCGGATAGAGCAAGAAAAACCGAGCACGCTTTGTTGAAACGCTTAGCCATTTGCGGCTTGGAGAACCAGTTTCTGAGGTATAAACCAAAGGCTGCGTAGATAGATATCGCGAGCAGCTCTAACACTAGGAATGTGCTACCTAGAATGAAGAACTGTGTGCTTACATTGGCTGAAACATCAACGAATTGAGGCAGAAATGCGGTAAAGATGAGTATCGCTTTAGGGTTACCAGCAGCGAGTGCGAACTCTTGTTTAACTAGACCAAACCAGTTTTTATTGCGTTCGATGCCTACGACAGGGCTAGCTTGAGAGCGCCATAGGTTGAACGCGATCCACAATAGATACATTGCGCCAAAAAGTTTGATCAGGAAGAACAAAGTTTCAGAAGTATAAAGAACGACAGCCAAGCCAGACGCCGCCAACGCAATCATTCCAGAGAAAGCAAAGATTCTGCCTAACCCTGCGATAAATGCAGCTTTAAAACCATAGCAACGGGCATTATTCATCGATAAAAGATTATTTGGCCCAGGCGTCATGTTCAGCGCAAAGCACGCTGGAATAAACAGCAGCAACTTCCATATTTCCATCGGGGTGTCCTAGTCGTCATGTATTACGTAATCAAATCACTCTATGCGATAGAAGCTTTTATAACAGCATTTTATGTACTTTGTAATAGGACGAAAAAGAAGCGCCTCTCGGTATATAAGCTTTCAGCTAGTTCTCAAAGAATTGTTCATATTCTGGAGTCGATAGATTTTCAGCAACGCCCATTTCACCTACGAAGTAGATTGCGCTGGTTATCGTATCTATCGTTGGATTCGATTCACGTTCAGGAAAGTGCCCCGCAGAAGAAACTAATTGTGGTTCGGATATCGAATTACAGACAAGACTGTTACAAACGCTGTGTTGCGTTTCCAAAGATGGGAGTTCTGGGGCATCAAAATGGTGAGACAATAAATCTTGGCTGACAAGCTCAGCAGAAGCATAAGACAGAGTTGAGCAAAATGCTGAAAGTACAATCCACTTATTCATATATCTTTCCATAGTTAGCATTCATTGAATTTATAAATACTATCTAATTCAGCCGATAATGAACAGTGTTTTATTTAGTTGGCGTGTGACTGTTTTCCCAGTGTGAGCTTATCAAGCAGAGCTTGAGGAATAACGATCACCGAATATTTCACAAAGGCCACCAGCGTAATCAATGCGACAACGGTTCCTAAAACAAAATCATGGACATCGACCAGCATCATCCCTAGAACACGGTCACAAACAATAGCAACAATGGCAATGCTGATTGCAGTTATCCATCTACGATGATCATAAGGCAAACGCTCCATCGATTGGCTAACAAAATACAGAAGCAGTAACCTCAAAGTATAAATCGCACACAGAACCGCAATCACGCCCCACACTCCGTATATTGGGGTAATAGTAAAATAACCGATTGCTGCCAATACCGCACAACCGCCTTGGATCCACATCTGAGATTGACTAGAGTCACCGCTGAAGCAGCCTAAGTTTAGGTAATCGCCCGCACTTTTAATTACGGCGATAGCCAACAATGCAACCACTATCACCCCAGCCTGATGATAGCCGCTTGGTAAAATAAGAGAGATAAAGCCCGGAACAGTTAAGATCATCAAGCCTCCTAACACTATGGCTAGATTGACCCCGATTAACGCTCTGTCTGCACACATTTTGCTGCCGCCGGGTTGCTGAAGCATGGCGACTCGGTTTGGAAACCACCAAAGCGCGTAAGGTTGCAGTAGCAAGCCTAGAATTAACGCAAACTTACCACTAACCGCGTAAACGGCTAGCTCCTCTACTCCAACAAAACTTGCCATCACCCAACGATCTAGCCCGGTGATCATATAAATGGATGCCCCGCCAACCAAGGTTGGTAACCCAAATTTCAAGATCTTCGCTGAATATTGGAAACAACCTAAGCTGCCCATCTGCTGCCACTGATAACTCACCAGGCAAAGCATCAATAGCAGACTGGAAGCAGCGGCAGAAATCAGCACGCCATCGATGCCATAACCCGCTTCGAGCAGGACAAACGTCATAATAGCCTGAACACCGGCTTTCAATACGTTGAGTTGGCAAAAACGTTTCGCCATGGCGTTCATGCGCATCAAAGTAAGCGGGATGGATATTGCCCCATCAAGCATCGTAGGAATAAGTAGAAGAACGATCTGATAGGGTTTGAATTCAACAGGCAACATCAGTAGCAACAGAGGCATACTGAGCGCAATGAGCACGCCGCCAAGTACACACACCACTAAACTGAGCGTGAAGCAGTTAGATATCAGCTTGCGCTTTTCATCACCTTCTGCGACGCCAACATAACGATACATCGATTCCACAATACCGAAACTAAACAAGATCGTACCGATGTCCGCCAATAAGACGATCGCTTCTAATGATCCATATTCTGCCAACGTCATTTTGTGAGTAATATAAGGGATCATCACTAATGAGATCCCTTTCATCATCAATATGCCAATAGCGTAATAGGCTGACTGTTTTAACGAACCCATACGAGTCACCGAACCCTTACCATGCAGGCTTTAGGAAACTCTTACAGTCACCTATCAAATGTCGCAATGTACGTTTTTGAGGAGCCATCACCAAAGAGCGGAAACTGTAGACAATAGCCTGTCTGTTCTGTTGTAAGCCTCGATAATAGTCTGCATAGCCCTCTAATATTCTCGCCTTTGCAACTTTAAAACTAGACTGAGGTAAATTCCAACGCTGGCTGTTGTTTTGATAGCGCTGAAGAATGGTCTCTATAGAGGCTAGGTTTCTGAGCTTGAGGTCTTCAGTTTGAGTCACGGATGTTGCTCTCATTAAGTAGCCCACCTCCACAGAGTTCAACACACCAATCTGATGGTTTTCACTCACTCGAAGCCACAACTCCCAATCTTCGCCATACTTGATATCGGCATTAAAGCTATCGGTCTGAGAAAACACATCGGCTTTCACCATGACGGTCGACGTACCAATCACGTTATTTTCAATGATGAACTCTAATGGGTTATCGATGTTGATGAACTGCTCTTCTCGATTTTGAAATTGCGACCAATAGCTAAAGCAATCAACAATAACTTCATAGTCTTCTGTTAGGTGCTCGTAGTTAGTAAAACTCATCGCCATCTCAGGGTATCGTTGGTGGAACTCAAGTTGGCGCTCAATCTTTTCAGGGAACCAAAAATCGTCCGCGTCTAAAAAGGCAATAAACTCGCCTGACGCTTTCTCTATACCCAGGTTTCTTGCTTGTGGTGCGCCAACTCCTAGGGTCGACAATGTGATGATGCGCTCATCGTCTATCGAAGCTAGGTAGGTGGACGTTCCATCATTGCTGTTGTCATCAATGATGATGAGTTCGATATCTTGATGGGTCTGTTGTAAAACGCTGCCAATTGCCTTTGGTAGATAGTCCAAGCAGTTGTAGGTTGGGATAACAATACTCACTTTAGCCATAATGACGCTCTCTCAATTATTTGTTGTACAGCTAACAGTGCATCTTCTATGCCGAGTTCAGAAAACGATTAGAGTGCATTCATATCAGCCACTTACGGCTCTATTCGCAAAATGACAACTGAGCACAACACGCCAGCAAGCACACAATTCAAAATTGATTTCTATTTTGAGAAAAACAGCGTTAAGCGACGCATAAGGTCAGGAAAAGCATCAAAAAGTCCCTCAAAAAAGGGCTTTAATCTTGGTTCATATCTTGCTTATTCAACTGTAGTGGCCTTCATCAAGGGAGAGAAACATGAAGAAAGTAGCATTTGTAGCGCCGACATATCCTGTACTCAGCGAAACTTTCATACAAACGGAAGTCGATTCGTTGAAAGCGTGCGGGCATGATGTCTGTGTGATGACGTTCAAGGTTGAACAGAGTGAAAAGTCGTTCGACTACGACATTGTCAAAATAGGCAAAGATGTTCGTTTGGGTAAAGTAGCCAGCATCAACTGGTTTGGATTTATCAAAGCACTATCATTCGTTTCAAAGCAAAACAGCATGCCGAAGAAGTCACTGTTTGCATACGGGTTTAAACTCGCACTGCAATTGGCAGAAAGAGACATAGACCACGTTCATGCACACTTTTGTCAGCATACCGCTGCACACGCGATTGTCGCTGCCAAACTGCTCAACATTACTTGCTCGTTTGTCGCCCACGGACACGATGTCTATGAATTCGCCTACGACATCGAACAAAAGATCTCTTCGAGTGATTTCGTGGTTGCCGTTTGTAAAGACATGCTCAACGACTTCAATAACATGGCTAAAGGGAATGTGAAGCTGCTCCACTGTGGTGTGAACACTAAGCAGTTTAAGCTACAGCCGAAAAACGACACTAAACTCCTACGTCTAATCTTTCTCGGTCGACTGGTTGAACAAAAAGGCGTTCATCACTTGATCGATGCACTGGCTCCCATCGCACAACCGCTCAACATTCATTTGGACATCATCGGAACTGGCGACTTAGAATCTCAACTCAAGATGCAAGTAGAGCATCAGGAACTTACCCGAAACGTGACTTTCCATGGTGCACAAACCCACGAGTGGGTGAAGAAGAACTTACCTAGCTACGATAGCTTAGTAGCGCCTTTCTGTTTTTCAGAGACAGGCTGTGTCGATACCGGGCCCTTAGTTCTGAAAGAAGCGATGGCTGTTGGCGTTCCTGTTATCACCACAAACATCATGGGTTGCAAAGAGATTGTCACTCCAGAGACTGGCTTTTTAGTGAATGAGAAAAGTGTCGATGAGTTACGAGAAACTATTGAGCGTTTTGCTCAATTAAGCAGTGATGAAAGAGCAGAAATGGGGATGAGAGCCAGAGCACGAGTTGAGACTAAGTTTAACTCTCTCAAGCAAGCACAGCAGCTGTCTAACTGGATAGAGAACCCCGCTTAGGGCCAGCTAAAACTGTCGAGTAGAATGGAAAATAAAACAAAGCGTTACATAGCTCAAAGCGGTAACGCTCTAGGTTGATTGTGCTCTCACGAGCAGCTCTTGTTAACCTGCACGTAGCGCTAAGATCTCTGCAAGATCGTCCGTTTCGGTATAACGGCTCAAACCTTGCTCTTTCGAAGAGATCGCCACAATAGACATTCGGTCAGCAAGCTCATTGCCCTCAATACCGACGTGACCGTTTACGTGGTAGATAGTAATTTGAGATGCAAGCTCTTGATAAAGTGCATAAGCGGCTTTAATGATATCGAGGTTTTTTATCTCGCCACCAGACTTAGTCCAACCCTTTTTCTCCCAACCTGATGCCCACTTAGTAATGCAGTCTATCGAATATTTTGAGTCGCTATAAATTGCAACAGACAGCCCTGCTTTCAGCTTCTCTTTTGCGAGAATAAAGGCCTGTTCTAAACCTTGTAGCTCAGCAGTATTGTTAGTCCCCATCGGTTGGTACAAGCCATACCATAGTTCAGTGAGATCATTCTTCAAATAAACCGCTAAACCCGTTCCCGCTTCGCCTGGGTTAGGTTCACAAGCACCATCAGTAAAGATTTTAATATCAAATGGCATGTCAGTAATTTGCTGCTGAGAAAGAGGTGGAGTCTTTGACTTGTTTGCACCACTAGACTTCGGAAATACAGACCTAGAACCTGACGCAGCTTTAGTAGTAAAGGACGAGCTACCACCAAAGGCAGATTCAGCTTCTCCTAGTGTTGGAAACGATTTATATCTCGCGCCCGCGAAACCATCGACTTGCGCTTTACACTCATTCCAAGTGGTAAAGATACCCGGTTTACGGCCTTTCCAAACCACATAATATTTCTTAGCCAAATTAACTCCTTACCAAAAACTGACGACACAAACCGTGAATCAATACATTAGAAGTCACCGAGCCACGGGTTGCAAGGTCAATCACTCAAAAACGGGTGTAAAGAAGCTGCGCTCATAACTCACAATACAGTCAACTTCATCCGCATATTCAAAGGCTCGAATACACTCTGGGTCTTTTAACGATAAGGTTCGATACTCTTCATAAGCCGCTAAACTATCGAAAGAAAACAATGCCATCGCAATATTGTTGGCACCTTCAGATGGTAAAAAATAACCATTGTGCTGACCGCCAAATTTAGCCACTAAAGGAATCCACATTTTTGCGTAGGTCTCAAACTCCTTAATCTTTTTAGGATCAATTACATATCGAACATAACAAGTAATCATATATCGTCCTCAAATACCGAATAACACACCAAATTTAGATTAGCCATCAAGAGAATAAGAAATCAATCGCCACAAGATTGTAGAACAAAAACACCGCCATACTGAC encodes:
- a CDS encoding AarF/ABC1/UbiB kinase family protein, with product MSAKERNLPTHRLSRFSKFASLATRVAGNVLTEGTKQIAQGNRPKAKDLLLTPQNIARLTDQLAHLRGAAMKLGQMLSMDAGDVLEPELADILSRLRSDADPLPTKQLNQVLEGSLGNQWKTEFLSFNFKPIASASIGQVHQAYSDAGDKLAVKVQYPGIRKSIDSDVDNVGTLLNIVGLIPKSVDYKGLLEEAKKQLHDEADYAREANYATRYHNALKEHSHFVVPKIHPQVSSESVLAMDFIEGVSIEQIESYDQSTRDFVMHSLLELLFRELFDFKMVQTDPNFANYLYIENTRQIGLLDFGATREYSDRFSEGYRLAFSSVINSDEQALNQALEQIGFFSETILPEQRQAILNLVKMACEPMLVDEDYDFKASGLAQRLREAGTILSMEQEYWHTPPADALFLHRKIGGMYLLAARLGAKVNISRLVTPYLISEHKCTTKSAS
- a CDS encoding glycosyltransferase family 4 protein, with amino-acid sequence MKKVAFVAPTYPVLSETFIQTEVDSLKACGHDVCVMTFKVEQSEKSFDYDIVKIGKDVRLGKVASINWFGFIKALSFVSKQNSMPKKSLFAYGFKLALQLAERDIDHVHAHFCQHTAAHAIVAAKLLNITCSFVAHGHDVYEFAYDIEQKISSSDFVVAVCKDMLNDFNNMAKGNVKLLHCGVNTKQFKLQPKNDTKLLRLIFLGRLVEQKGVHHLIDALAPIAQPLNIHLDIIGTGDLESQLKMQVEHQELTRNVTFHGAQTHEWVKKNLPSYDSLVAPFCFSETGCVDTGPLVLKEAMAVGVPVITTNIMGCKEIVTPETGFLVNEKSVDELRETIERFAQLSSDERAEMGMRARARVETKFNSLKQAQQLSNWIENPA
- a CDS encoding glutathione peroxidase, producing MKCSLLCSTALITSLTSSIALAANCPEILNGKQRLLNSTEEIALCDEFQGKTLLVVNTASQCGFTPQFEQLEQLHQTYKDQDFTVIGFPSNDFRQDKGSEEKTAKVCYLDYGVTFPMMARASLSGSNANPVFAEIQQQAGVTPKWNFYKFLISKEGKVVATFPSSTSPVSATLKNAIEQQL
- a CDS encoding LysE family translocator, producing the protein MEIWKLLLFIPACFALNMTPGPNNLLSMNNARCYGFKAAFIAGLGRIFAFSGMIALAASGLAVVLYTSETLFFLIKLFGAMYLLWIAFNLWRSQASPVVGIERNKNWFGLVKQEFALAAGNPKAILIFTAFLPQFVDVSANVSTQFFILGSTFLVLELLAISIYAAFGLYLRNWFSKPQMAKRFNKACSVFLALSGANLLVSRQ
- a CDS encoding DUF3429 domain-containing protein codes for the protein MNTDYIATTQTRNTMAKLGYMGLTPFLFGLLLSLTDSQFMGISGETLFITYSVAILSFLSGILWANGIENFESQSSNKALLLSNAIVLAAWLAVLLGEQKELVTTLILILGYIAVWRAERTMREENQSQGPDGYFDMRTRLTSSVVLMHGIVMLT
- a CDS encoding oligosaccharide flippase family protein; the encoded protein is MGSLKQSAYYAIGILMMKGISLVMIPYITHKMTLAEYGSLEAIVLLADIGTILFSFGIVESMYRYVGVAEGDEKRKLISNCFTLSLVVCVLGGVLIALSMPLLLLMLPVEFKPYQIVLLLIPTMLDGAISIPLTLMRMNAMAKRFCQLNVLKAGVQAIMTFVLLEAGYGIDGVLISAAASSLLLMLCLVSYQWQQMGSLGCFQYSAKILKFGLPTLVGGASIYMITGLDRWVMASFVGVEELAVYAVSGKFALILGLLLQPYALWWFPNRVAMLQQPGGSKMCADRALIGVNLAIVLGGLMILTVPGFISLILPSGYHQAGVIVVALLAIAVIKSAGDYLNLGCFSGDSSQSQMWIQGGCAVLAAIGYFTITPIYGVWGVIAVLCAIYTLRLLLLYFVSQSMERLPYDHRRWITAISIAIVAIVCDRVLGMMLVDVHDFVLGTVVALITLVAFVKYSVIVIPQALLDKLTLGKQSHAN
- a CDS encoding GNAT family N-acetyltransferase, whose protein sequence is MNIVCAEKQELAEIYQLEHALFGDHAYPQFFIRQAFDCWGKGLLVAKQDSKIAGYVLTTTTDTQNEFWVLSLAVDPNYRGMGIGRKLMQRAIEQLPRDARLLLTVDPNNTSACTLYASMGFSTIRQEENYFGDDEPRLVMQLII
- a CDS encoding ribonuclease H family protein; this translates as MAKKYYVVWKGRKPGIFTTWNECKAQVDGFAGARYKSFPTLGEAESAFGGSSSFTTKAASGSRSVFPKSSGANKSKTPPLSQQQITDMPFDIKIFTDGACEPNPGEAGTGLAVYLKNDLTELWYGLYQPMGTNNTAELQGLEQAFILAKEKLKAGLSVAIYSDSKYSIDCITKWASGWEKKGWTKSGGEIKNLDIIKAAYALYQELASQITIYHVNGHVGIEGNELADRMSIVAISSKEQGLSRYTETDDLAEILALRAG
- a CDS encoding NIPSNAP family protein; translated protein: MITCYVRYVIDPKKIKEFETYAKMWIPLVAKFGGQHNGYFLPSEGANNIAMALFSFDSLAAYEEYRTLSLKDPECIRAFEYADEVDCIVSYERSFFTPVFE
- a CDS encoding glycosyltransferase; translated protein: MAKVSIVIPTYNCLDYLPKAIGSVLQQTHQDIELIIIDDNSNDGTSTYLASIDDERIITLSTLGVGAPQARNLGIEKASGEFIAFLDADDFWFPEKIERQLEFHQRYPEMAMSFTNYEHLTEDYEVIVDCFSYWSQFQNREEQFINIDNPLEFIIENNVIGTSTVMVKADVFSQTDSFNADIKYGEDWELWLRVSENHQIGVLNSVEVGYLMRATSVTQTEDLKLRNLASIETILQRYQNNSQRWNLPQSSFKVAKARILEGYADYYRGLQQNRQAIVYSFRSLVMAPQKRTLRHLIGDCKSFLKPAW
- a CDS encoding aminoglycoside phosphotransferase family protein, translated to MSNKDLSKMGSAKVTLVNRNGVPCIRKQGAGEVEISFYQHAAQHLSGVHSPKLLAVEGDTLFIEHIPHSLTLSELQTTSEVYQQLSRIHKSQYSPSFAVKEHRWSTCDTEAALTSLNLPQVTQGSLLRIQQHSDALFNHNTLISGDANEGNWGRRDNGELVLFDWERFGYGSPAIDLAPLVSRMGTLSDYEFIVDQYLLHNNLIFREDLIRQLIIAKSWIVVEVTNILVSRNNPEASKYIHWFREQLPTWLASVEGQL